In Drosophila santomea strain STO CAGO 1482 unplaced genomic scaffold, Prin_Dsan_1.1 Segkk69_quiver_pilon_scaf, whole genome shotgun sequence, a single window of DNA contains:
- the LOC120457635 gene encoding uncharacterized protein LOC120457635, translating into MQCIPNLCKQIADYWTRYDRKKSSVLKYKSDWLNQNESIPVKNISKKYQQRVQSPHRGRQKLDFEESSARTKRRRIAHLAELDESAISSLRTECEMKNILPADPDEVISLLMETAMSKNQYLLIRNFVNSKISFDFFPCYKRILNSKKKRYPENISVDESHAEVELQSLLDNTASSILELQANVVETVNDDSIENLVLIGKWGFDGSTGHSEYKQKFSNNDLDDKSLFVTSYVPLQLISKSGNKIIWKNPRPSSTRYCRPIRFQFQKETSQLSINEERYFKEKINLLKRSVIFIHNRNINVEHSLQLTMVDGKVCNALTESSSAKCYICGANPKEMNDLDKCLNKVVNKEHFEFGLSPLHAKIRFFEYFLHISYKSSVKMWQVRDPEKNWK; encoded by the coding sequence ATGCAATGTATTCCAAAcctttgtaaacaaattgctgATTATTGGACACGCTATGATCGAAAGAAATCGTCAGTACTCAAATATAAGTCTGATTGGCTGAATCAAAACGAATCAATTCCAGTGAAAAACATCTCTAAAAAATATCAGCAAAGGGTACAAAGTCCACATCGTGGACGTCAAAAACTTGATTTTGAGGAATCCTCGGCGAGAACAAAGCGACGGCGTATAGCTCATCTGGCCGAATTAGACGAATCTGCTATTTCTTCGTTACGCACTGaatgtgaaatgaaaaatatattgccaGCAGATCCCGATGAGGTAATTTCGCTATTAATGGAGACCGCTATGTCTAAAAACCAATATTTGCTTATCAGAAACTTCGTGAACAGCAAAATAtcctttgatttttttccatGCTATAAACGTATATTAAATTCAAAGAAAAAGAGATACCCTGAAAACATATCTGTAGACGAATCTCACGCTGAAGTTGAATTACAAAGTTTATTAGATAATACAGCGTCGAGTATTTTAGAGCTACAGGCTAATGTTGTGGAAACAGTCAATGACGATTCTATTGAAAATTTGGTGTTAATTGGAAAATGGGGATTTGATGGAAGTACAGGTCATAGtgaatacaaacaaaaattttccaataatgATTTAGATGACAAAAGCTTGTTTGTGACATCCTACGTACCACTTCAACTTATTTCAAAAtctggcaataaaataatttggaaaaatccCAGGCCCTCCTCAACGCGTTACTGCAGGCCAATACGTTTCCAGTTCCAAAAAGAGACAAGTCAACTTTCTATCAATGAGGAGAGATATTTTAAAGAGAAAATAAACCTTCTAAAGCGGTCAGTgatttttattcataataGAAATATAAACGTTGAACATAGTTTACAACTGACTATGGTGGATGGAAAGGTATGCAATGCCTTAACTGAGTCATCTTCTGCCAAATGTTACATTTGTGGTGCAAATCCAAAAGAAATGAACGATTTGGACAAATGCTTAAACAAAGTTGTAAACAAAGAACATTTCGAGTTTGGTCTTTCTCCCCTTCATGCAAAAATACGCTTCTTTGAATACTTTTTACATATATCTTACAAGTCCTCCGTCAAGATGTGGCAGGTGAGAGATCCGGAAAAAAATTGGAAGtaa
- the LOC120457636 gene encoding uncharacterized protein LOC120457636 has translation MSQPRKCTTRGRNAATEDPETVNFPTSEVGSPQPQAITDDRLSTILEMQHRNLLEIVNAVRGSQTTQVVVLPKFNPESAGSSAATWCSTVDLIVGENPLDGSALLMALTKSLEGSASNWLSQICFAGMTWSQFQEMFLQQYEGNETPAATVFNVLNGRPNDGECLALYGSRLITTLMAKWKSMTAEEIAVSVALAHAANIDGRLQRTVFTTTVKTRNELQNELRAFSYGKRKDHPVPENSTSKRARLHPNVKCHFCGKIGHKIADCRSVKNNLKNQQGSSSSIGRLSDSKPGSITCYRCGNQGHIASACPARQSLSNQTKADEKRVNVCHVVEPIGTLISSD, from the exons ATGTCGCAACCGAGGAAGTGTACGACTCGCGGGCGGAACGCGGCAACAGAGGACCCCGAAACAGTTAACTTcccgacatcagaagtgggatcgccTCAGCCCCAAGCCATCACTGATGATCGCCTGTCCACAATTTTGGAAATGCAGCATCGTAATCTATTGGAAATTGTGAATGCCGTGAGGGGCTCGCAGACTACACAAGTAGTTGTACTACCCAAGTTCAACCCTGAGTCCGCCGGTTCAAGTGCAGCCACTTGGTGCTCTACAGTGGACCTTATTGTAGGAGAAAATCCTCTGGATGGCAGTGCTTTGCTCATGGCCTTAACCAAATCATTGGAGGGCAGTGCTTCTAATTGGCTGTCACAAATTTGTTTCGCCGGAATGACTTGGAGCCAATTCCAAGAAATGTTCCTTCAGCAGTATGAAGGCAATGAgacgccagcagcaacagtctTTAATGTATTAAACGGGCGGCCAAACGACGGCGAATGTCTTGCGCTGTATGGTAGCCGATTAATAACAACACTTATGGCAAAATGGAAGTCTATGACCGCAGAAGAAATTGCAGTGTCTGTTGCCCTGGCACATGCTGCAAATATAGATGGTAGGCTGCAACGCACTGTGTTCACAACTACTGTCAAAACACGCAACGAGTTGCAGAACGAGCTAAGAGCGTTTTCGTATGGCAAGAGGAAGGACCATCCCGTTCCAGAAAATTCTACCAGCAAAAGAGCTCGCCTACACCCAAATGTTAAGTGCCACTTTTGTGGAAAAATTGGCCACAAGATAGCTGACTGCCGCTCCGTGAAAAACAACTTAAAGAATCAACAAGGATCTAGTTCGAGTATTGGGCGCTTATCTGACTCTAAACCTGGGTCAATTACTTGCTATAGATGTGGAAACCAGGGGCATATAGCGTCAGCTTGCCCTGCAAGACAATCGTTGTCAAACCAAACTAAAGCCGACGAGAAGCGTGTCAACGTGTGTCACGTAGTCGAGCCAATTGGGACATTGATATCATCGG ATTAA